Part of the Campylobacter suis genome, AGTTTGAAGCAAAAAGCGCGTTAAGCATAGCCAAAAACGAGCTTGAGATAAAAAGAGCAAATTTAGTCTATGAAAATGGCGATGACATTGAAAAAAGGGTTAGACAGTGAGAAAATTTATACTATTTTTATTTAGTTTTACTTGGCTTTATGCAGAGCAAATTTATGCAAATTTTGATGTTATGCCTGTGCAAAGTGCAAAGCTTGTTTTTAAAAGTTCTGGTGTCATCAGTAATATAAATGCAAGCATTTCAAGCACTGTTAAGCAGGGAGAAATTTTAGCTAGCTTAGAAAGTAGCGATGAGAAGTTGGGACTAAAAAATGCCAAAGCTGAACTTCAAAAAGCAAGAGTGGCAAGTGAGTTTGCGAGTGCGACATTTATGAAGTTTAAAAAGGTTAAAGATGTTACTTCCCAGCAAAGATATGAAGAGACAAAATTTAATTACGAAAATGCTATGGCTGAGCTAAAAAGAGCACAAATAAGCGTCGAAAATGCTAAAAATTTACTTGAAAAAAAGCAGCTTCGTGCCCCTTTTGATGGTGTTATAAGTGCAAAATTTAGCGAGATAGGAAGTGGAGTTTTGGCACTTAACACCCCTATCTTTGAAATTCTCTCATACCCAGAGGTAAAAATTTTACTTTACATAGATGAAAAGCATGCAAATAGCATTAAAATAGGCGATGAGTTTAAATTTAAGATAGCACAAAAAGATGGTAGCGCAAAGATAACACTGATACATCCAACCATTGATACAAGGTCTAGAAAATTTATTGCCGAAGCTATCACAACTGGTTTTAAGATCGGCTCATTTGGTGAAGGCTTTATCGTAAAATAATGTATAAATTTGCCATAAATCGCCCGATCGCCACGCTGATGTTTTTTGCACTACTTATAGTTTTTGGTATTTTTAGTATCAAAAATATGAGTATAAACGCTTACCCGCAAGTTGATATACCTCTTGTAAAGGTCACAACTTATACAAATGGCGATATGAGCTTGGTTAAAAATAGCATTACAAAGCGTCTGGAGGATGAGTTAAATAGCATTAGCGGCGTAAAACACATCACTTCGCATAGTTTTGATAACTTAAGTATGATTTTTATAGAATTTTATCTAAATAAAGACATCGAGATTGCGCTAAATGATGTGCGTGACCGCATTGCTAAAGCAAAAGTGGGTTCACAAAGTGTTGCTGAAAAGATGGGCGCAGCGAGTGAGGAAATTTTTGGCATTTTTATAAGCGCAAAAGATGATAATCAAACTGCCTTAATGCACGCTATCGAGCATAAGGCAAGATCGTTTTTGCAGCGCATTAAAGGCGTGGCAGAAGTTGGGGATGTTGGCTTTTTAAAACCTGAGATAAGTGTGCTTTTGGATGCAGAAAAACTTGATAAATACTCATTAAACGCCTCTAATATCGCAAGTATCATAAAGACACAAAATTTAAAAATGCCGCTTGGTAAGGTTGAAAATGATAACTCAAAGATAACGCTAAAGTCTGCTTTTGACGCAAAAAGTATTGATGAGATAGCTCAAATTCGCTTGCTTGATGGAGTGTTTTTAAAAGATGTAGCAAAAGTTGAGTTTGGTGGCTCTGAGCGTGTAAGTTATGCTAGTTTTATAGATAAAAATGGTGCAAAAAATGGCGTTGTTTTGCAGATAAAAAAGATAAGTGGCGCTGATACTTTACAAATAATAAGCGAGATAAAGAGTAAAACTAATGAGCTTAGCACGCTTCTTGGTGAAAATTTTGATATTAAAACCATATACGATAAAAGTATTTTGATAGAACAATATACAAATCAAGCCATTTTTGATATGGTTTTGGGTGTTTTGCTAACAGCGCTTATCGTATTTTTGTTTTTGCGAAATTTTAGCGGTGCGCTTATTGCAACGATAGCTATACCAACTAGCATTGTTGCTACATTTTTTATCATACATTTGCTTGGAAATGATATAAATCGCCTAACCCTAATCGCGCTTACTATCGGTATCGGGATATTTGTTGATGATGCGATAGTGGTTATAGAAAATATTATAAAACATATACAAAATGGGGAAAAAGATCCGCTAAAAGCAAGCTATCTTGGTGTAAAGGAGATAGCTTTTAGCGTGCTTGCCATATCTGTTGTACTGCTTTGTGTTTTTGTCCCGATAGCTTTTATGAATAGCATAGTTGGGCGCTTTTTCAATGCTTTTGCTTTAAGTGTGGCTGGTGGTATAGTTATATCGTTCTTGGTTTGTATTATGCTAACTCCAACTCTTTGCGCTCGTTTTTTAAATGCAAATGAGAGCAAATTCTATAAAAAAAGTGAGAAATTTTTTGTAGCAATGGAGGAGTGGTATGAGAAATTTTTGCGTTTTGCATTGCGATTTAAGGCTTTGTTTATAGTGCTTACTCTGGTAGTTTTTGCTTTTTCGCTCTTGCTTGCTAGCACCTTAGGAAGCGGATTTAAACCAAGTGAGGATAATAGCGAGTTTCATCTAATGATAAAAGCAGATCCAAGCGTGAGCGCTAAGAAGATGATGGAAAAAAGCGCAGAAATTTTAACTGCTATAAAAGCTAATGAAAATGTTGAATATGCCTATATGATGCTTGGTTATACTGACGCCAAGGAGATTTATAAAGCTAAAATTTATGTCCGCTTGCATGAGCTTAGTGAGCGTGAAAAAAGACAAGATGAGGTGATTAAAGATTTAAAAGATGGTCTAAAATTTGATGGATTTAAAATTTGGGCAGTGGAACTACCTATGGTTGAAACTGGTGGAGATATGGAGGAAATCCAGCTTATTATCACGGCTGATAAGGAGCAGATACTTGAGCCGCTTGTGCCAAAGGTAAGGGAAATTTTACAACAAATAGGCGGTCTTGTTGATATTAGTAGTCCAAATGAAGATAAAAAAGAGCAGGTTGAAATTTTCATAGACAGGCAAAAAGCCAAAGTTTTAGGTATCAGCGAGTATGAGATTGCAGATGTGATATACTCATCTTTTTCATCAAATAGCGTTGGAGTGTTTGATGATGGAGCGAACGAGTATGCTATTATGATTAGATTTGATGATGCTTTTAGGCAAGATATCGAGGCACTTAAAAAGCTTCGTATAAACTTAAAAGGTAGTGAAATTTTACTTGGTGATGTAGCTAGTTTTGTTAAAAGCAAGGCGCTTTCTAGTTTGCCACGCTATGACAAGCAAGATGAGTTAAAATTTTTAGCCAATACAAACGGAGCCGTTTTAAGTGATATAAAAGCAAAGATCGATGAGGCACTTGCACCACTTTTGCCAGACCAAAGTTCGCTAAAATATGCTGGATTTATCGACTATATGCAAGATACAAATAAAGCATTTATCTTTACTATCATGATGAGCGCCGTACTTATATACATGGTTTTAGCAGCACTTTATGAGAGCTTTATTTTACCATTTATCATTATGTTGTCTATGCCACTTGCTTTTGGTGGAGTGGCTGTGGGGCTTTATCTTAGCGGAAATTCTTTTAGTCTTTTTGTTATGGTTGGAGCTATATTGTTGTTTGGTATGGTTGGGAAAAATGCCATCTTGCTTGTAGATTTTGCGAATAAATTTGCAAAAGATGGCGAGAATGTCGATGAGGCTGTCATAAAAGCTGGCAAGGCAAGACTTCGTGCGATACTTATGACTACGCTTGCTATGATATTTGCTATGCTTCCACTTGCTTTATCGCGTGGAGCGGGCTATGAGGGTAACTCGCCTATGGCTATTGCTATTATTTGCGGGCTTATAAGCTCAACCATCTTGTCTCTTATCGTTGTACCAACACTTTTTGGCATAATCTACAAGATAGATAGCTGGTTTAGAAAAATTTATGAAAAAAGACCTTTAGATGGTTAAATTTTTTATCATCTTTGCTACATTTTCGCTCTTAAATGCTGGAAATTTAAGTGAGCTTATACATTTGGCACAAAGTGCAAAACAGGTGGAATTTATAAAATTTTCAAAAAATATCTACACGAAAAATGCCACAAAAAAGGACTTAAACATTGATATAAGCGGTAGATATACGATTATGCAAAAGGATGGCGAATACAAAAGCAAGTCTGGATCAATGCTTTTGCGATTTGAGTATCTGCTCTTTGATGGTGGCGAGAGAGATGCCATTCAAAAGATACAAAGCTATGAAAATGCCAGTGAAATTTACAAAAGCGAAGCATATAAAAACCTAATAAGCTTGCAAGTTGGTAAAATTTACTTTAACGCTATTGCCATAGAAGCACTTATACAAAACAAGCAAAATGAGCTTAATGCGATAAATATAGCAAATGCTAATAGCGAGTTTTTTTACGAATTTGGCGAGATAGATGAAGTTGAGTTTAATGCACTAAATGATGCTTTAAGTGCCGCTAAATCAGAGCTTGATGAGCTTTATTTGCGTCAAGTAGAGTTAATCTCAAGAATAAATTTACTCTCAAACGCAAAGCTAAATTTTATACGCGGCAGCAAAATGCAAATGCCTGAGTTTTGGAGCAAGGCAAAAAATGCTAATTTACAAGCAAAGAAAAAAGAAGCACTTATAAACGAACAAAGCACAACCCAATCACAAAGTAAGCTCATTCCAAAAATTTATCTTAAAGATTCTCAGGTACTAAATGAAAACAGTTTTAAAAAGGGCGACGCAAGCTCTGCTCAGATGGCTAAACGCTATCTTGATACAAATAAGCCCTTGCTAGAGCTTAGCTGGAGTTTACCAAGCTCGCTAAACAAAAGCACTGAACAGCAAAAAAATGAAGCCAAATATCAAAAAATAGCACTTGCTTTAAGCGAAGAAGAGCGTATTAGCTTGCAGCGGCTAGAGGCTCTTGAGGCATTGATAAAACGCCTTGACGCGGAGCAAAAGATAAAACAGACCAAAGTATCAAGCGTGCAAAAAAGCTTTGAAAATTTGGCTAGGCTTTATATTTGGGGTAAAATTTCTTATAATGAGTTTTTATTTTTGCTAGATGATAATGTTGCTTGGCTAAACGGTTTTTGGCTTGATAAAGATGAGCTTGAGATACGCAAAATGGAGTATTATTACGAGCGCGGGGATGAAATTTTAAAAAGGATAAAAGATGAATAAACTTATTTTTGTTACCATTTTATGGGCATTTAGCTTCTCTTTGATAGGCGAGTTTTTATCGGGCAAGTTAGATAGCTACTTTAGCGTATTTACTCGTGTTGCGCTTGCTAGTCTTGTTTTTTTGCCATTTACAAGATTTAAAGGTGTGCCTACACGCTTAAAGCTAGCTGTTATGGGGATAGGAGCTTTGCAGATAGGTGCGATGTATCTTTTTTACTATAACTCATTTTTGTATCTCAGTGTGCCAGAAGTTGCTTTATTTACAATATTTACGCCGTTTTATGTAACGCTTGTTTATGATGCTTTTGAGAAAAAATTTCGCTCACTTTATCTTATAAGTGTCGGAGTTGCTGTGCTTGGAGCGTTTGTTATAAAATATGGCGGTATAAATGAGGGCTTTTTAAAGGGTTTTTTGCTAGTTCAAGGGGCAAACATTTGCTTTGGATTTGGTCAAAGTGCATATAAAATTTTACTTGAGCGAAATAGAGTAGAGCAAAAAGGCATATTTGGATATTTTCATTTTGGGGCATTTTTTGTAACACTTGTGGCGTTTTTGCTGTTTGGAAATTTTAGCAAAATAACCCCTAGTACGACACAAATTTTTGTTTTACTTTGGCTTGGTGTGATGGCTAGTGGACTTGGTTATTATTTGTGGAATAAGGGTGCAACAGAGGTTGATAGTGGGGTACTTGCTATTATGAATAACGCGCTCATACCAGCTGCTATCATTGTAAATTTAATCTTTTGGCAAAAAGATGCTGATGTATTGCGCCTTGTTGCTGGAGGAGTGATACTTTACGCATCTTTACTGATACATAAGCGCATAATAAAATTTTATGAAAGTAGGGCAGTTTCGGCTAAGATTTAGCTTATTTTTAAGCCGTTTTTTAAAATCATAAAATTTTATGTAAAATAGTATGTGAAATTCTATGTGAAAAAGTGAATAAGTAAAAGTTTTTCACATAGAAAATTTATCTTTCAACATTTTTTGAGTAAATATTTCAAGACTTGGAAATGCTATGGCACAAATTCTTGGATCTTGCTTTAAATGTCTATAAACCCCGCCAAGATCGATAGCCGCTCGTCCTTTTGTTATGACTGGTTCACTCATAACCTCGTGACCATAGATGTTAAATATATCATCATTTTCACTTATATCGCTCCTGCCACTAAGCACATGTGCTTTAAATTTTTCTGTCTCTTTGTCGTTGTGTCTTTCTTGCCACATCTTTCCAACGGCAGAGTGTGATACAACCAACTTTCGTCCATCAGCCGTAAGGAAATTTTCAAATTCTATATAAGTAGGCAGAGTTTGTAAAAACTCTATGTGTTTTAGCTTTAGTTCATTTTTGCCTTTGTAAGTTGCAAATGTCTGTGCTCCTCCGTGCTCATTAAACCAAGGATTGTCAACTCTTTTATCTAGCAAGAACTCATCTTTGGCTAAAAGTAGCGCTCTTTCATGGTTTCCAAGTACACTAAGATGGCCACCAGATCTTACAAGCTCAACAACCTTATCGCTGTCTTTGCCCCTGTCAATAAGATCTCCAACGAAGCACAAACGAGCATTTTTGGGCAGTTTATTCAGTAGGGCTTTAAGTGTTTTAAAGCAACCATGAATGTCTGAGACGATGTAAATTTGTTCGCTCATTTTTTGTCCCTTTGTAAAATTTTATCAAAAAAGAGCTTGTAGTTTAAGAAGTAGGGCTAGTAAAACTAGCCCAAAATTTAGCTTACTCGTAAAAACCGCTTGGCTTTCCAGTAAGATCGATCATGATATTTTTCATCTGAGTATAGTGCTCAAGTATGGTTTTATGTGTCTCTCTGCCGATACCTGAGTTTTTATAGCCACCAAATGGCGCACCCTCTGGAATTTGGTTGTAAGTATTAACCCATACACGACCAGTTTCTATGGCACGCGCGACGCGAAGAGCCTTTGTGATGTCTTGAGTAAAGACGCCCCCTCCTAGGCCGTATTCGCTATCATTTACCATTTTTATGAGCTCTTCTTCATCTTTAAATTTTATCACAACTCCAACAGGACCAAAAATCTCCTCCTGCGCTACTCGCATATCATTTGTGACATTTGTTAAAAGTGTAGGCTTTACAAATGCTCCCTTTTCACAACCATTTGCAGTATAAGCTTCACCGCCGACAGCAACTTTTGCACCCTCGTTTTTACCTATCTCTACATACTCTAAAATTTGCTTAGCTTGCTTTGCGTTAACTTGTGAGCCCATCTGGGTGGCTGGATCTAGTGGATCTCCAACTTTTATATTTTCAAATCTCTTAACAGCTGCCGCCATAAACTCATCATAAAATTTCTCTTCTACAAATATCCTTGAGCCAGCGCAACAAACTTGACCCTGGTTAAACAAAATTCCAAGCTGTAAGCCATCAAGGGCTTTTTGTAAGTCTGCGTCTGCAAAGAATATGTTTGCACTTTTTCCGCCAAGCTCAAGCGTAGCTGGTATGATTCGTTGAGCTGCTGCGATAGCGATATCGCGGCCTATCTCAGTTGAGCCAGTAAATGCTAGCTTGTCAAGTCCTGGGTGATTTTTTAGCCATTCGCCAGATTTGCTTCCGCGACCAGTAACGATATTAACTAGTCCTTTTGGCAATATGTCACCTATTAGTCTAAAAAGCTCAAGTACGCTAAGGCTGGTTTCTGAGCTTGGTTTAAACACGCTTGCATCGCCAGCAGCTATGACTGGAGCTAACTTCCAAGCTGCCATCAAAAATGGGAAATTCCACGGAACTATCTGACCCACAACACCGATAGGTTCACGAAGCACGAGCGAAAGCTGCTGCTCATTTAAGACATTTGCACTGCCTTCTTCGCCTTGTATCACGCCTGCAAAATATCTAAAGTGCTTTGCTGCCAGTGGGATATCTACATTCATTGTCTCGCGGATAGGTTTGCCGTTATCCATAGTTTCTACTTTTGCAAGATGTTCTGTGTTTGCGTCGATTATGTCGGCTATCTTATTTAGTAGAGCACTTCGCTCTGAGATTGTGCTATGCTTAAATTTTTTAAATGCAGCACGAGCAGCTTTAACTGCTTCATCAACATCATCCTGTGTTGCATCTGCGATCTTTGCTAGGAGTGCCCCATTTGCTGGGTTGTGCGCTTCAAGTGTTGCGCCATCTTTTGCTGGACGCCACTCACCATTGATGTATAAACCATATTCTGATAGTAGTTTTACCATAGTGTTCTCCTTATAAAAATATAATGGTGTCATTATATTCCTAAAAAGGTTAAAAGTTTTTAAATAAAAAGAAATTTTGGATTTACAAAAGTGAATGGCTAGTGTTGCTAGCCATTAAATATTTTGAGCTCTTTTAGCGTAAAACTCCCGCTTAAACTCGCTAAATCTGCCTTGCATTATCGCCTCTCTTATTTGCTTCATCAAATTTAGATAATAGTGCAAGTTATGCAGGCTTGCAAGGCGGAAAAATGTAAGCTCACGGGCTTTAAAAAGGTGGTTAAGATAGCCCCTTGAGTAGTTGCGACAAGTGTAGCAGTCGCACTCGCTATCGATTGGCTCGTGATCGTTTATAAAACGGGCTGATTTTATGTTTATCTTGCCAAAACTAGTAAAGAGTGTGCCGTTTCTGGCGTTTCTAGTTGGCATTACGCAGTCAAACATATCAACGCCTCGCTCGACATTTTCTACCAGATCCTCAGGTGTGCCAACCCCCATAAGATAGCTTGGTCGCTTCGTGTCGATAAACGGCATAACGCCCTCAACCGTGTCATACATCTCTTGATTACTCTCACCCACACTCAGTCCTCCGATAGCAAGTCCGTCAAAGTCCATCTCACAAAGCTTTTGTGCGCAAAATTTTCTAGCCTCATAGTCCGTGCCACCTTGAATAATGCCAAAGATATTTTGATGCACTCCAACGCCCTTACTTTGTATACTTTTATGATAGCGTATCGCTTCATCAGCCCATTTTATCGTGCGTTTTAGACTAAGCTCTACTCGCTCTTTTGTCGCTGGAAGTGCCACCAAATCATCTAAAATCATCATGATATCAGAACCCAAATCATACTGCGTATCAAGCACGGAGCGCGGCGTAAAATAGTGCATGGAGCCATCAATGTGGCTTTTAAATTTTATCCCACCATCGTCATTTTTGGTATTTGCCCTTAGACTAAACGCCTGAAAACCGCCACTATCTGTCAAAAATGAGCGGTCAAATTTGCTAAATCCATGAAGTCCGCCAAACTCTTTTACTATCTTTGAGCCTGGGCGTAGATACATGTGATAGGTGTTTGCCAAAATGATCTTTGCGTCTAAAATTTCACGCATATCGGTGGCATCTAGGCTCTTTACAGCCCCCACCGTGCCAACTGGCATAAAAACGGGGGTTAAAATTTCACTATGAGCTGTTTTTAGCACACCAGCACGGGCGTTACCATCTGTGTGAGTTACTTTAAAATCCATTCTCGTCCTTAAAAATCTATTTTTAAGCGAAAGGATAGCAAAAAGTGGCTGAAATTTTAAAGCAGGGCTTGGCTAGGGTGCTTACTTTTGCACTCTGCCAGCCATCGCTTTAAAGATATTTATCTCGTTGTTTATGATTTTATATTTTTGCTCTAAAACGCTTATAGCGGCTTCTAGTTCGCTGTTTTTAGCATTTAAGTGCTCTTTTAGCTCAACCTTGCCATAGTCATACTTTAGTTTATAAATTTTGCTTATTTGTGCGTAATTTTTTGCTTGCTCCATAAAGTTATTAAGCAAAATTTTATCATTTTCTAGCTCTTTATATGCGCCGTAAACTTCATTTATGGCAGTTGTTAAACGAGATATGTACTCAAGTTTTGCACTTTGAAAACTAGCTTCACTCACGCGTAAATTTGCCTTTAGTCTAGAGTAGTTAAGAAATGGTAGATTTAAGGCTATGTTGCCATTTAGTAAATTTAGTGAAAAGCTTTTTTTTAGTTTTTCATCACTATCACTTAAGGAAGCGCCTATGCTAAGGCTTGGGTAGAAATTTTTCTCGCTTACTTTTACATTTAAAAGAGCTTCATTTATGCGTGCGATACTTGCCTTTAGGTCAGGTCTATTTGATAGTGAAAATATTGGGACTTCAAT contains:
- a CDS encoding TolC family protein — translated: MVKFFIIFATFSLLNAGNLSELIHLAQSAKQVEFIKFSKNIYTKNATKKDLNIDISGRYTIMQKDGEYKSKSGSMLLRFEYLLFDGGERDAIQKIQSYENASEIYKSEAYKNLISLQVGKIYFNAIAIEALIQNKQNELNAINIANANSEFFYEFGEIDEVEFNALNDALSAAKSELDELYLRQVELISRINLLSNAKLNFIRGSKMQMPEFWSKAKNANLQAKKKEALINEQSTTQSQSKLIPKIYLKDSQVLNENSFKKGDASSAQMAKRYLDTNKPLLELSWSLPSSLNKSTEQQKNEAKYQKIALALSEEERISLQRLEALEALIKRLDAEQKIKQTKVSSVQKSFENLARLYIWGKISYNEFLFLLDDNVAWLNGFWLDKDELEIRKMEYYYERGDEILKRIKDE
- a CDS encoding efflux RND transporter periplasmic adaptor subunit; its protein translation is MRKFILFLFSFTWLYAEQIYANFDVMPVQSAKLVFKSSGVISNINASISSTVKQGEILASLESSDEKLGLKNAKAELQKARVASEFASATFMKFKKVKDVTSQQRYEETKFNYENAMAELKRAQISVENAKNLLEKKQLRAPFDGVISAKFSEIGSGVLALNTPIFEILSYPEVKILLYIDEKHANSIKIGDEFKFKIAQKDGSAKITLIHPTIDTRSRKFIAEAITTGFKIGSFGEGFIVK
- a CDS encoding metallophosphoesterase — translated: MSEQIYIVSDIHGCFKTLKALLNKLPKNARLCFVGDLIDRGKDSDKVVELVRSGGHLSVLGNHERALLLAKDEFLLDKRVDNPWFNEHGGAQTFATYKGKNELKLKHIEFLQTLPTYIEFENFLTADGRKLVVSHSAVGKMWQERHNDKETEKFKAHVLSGRSDISENDDIFNIYGHEVMSEPVITKGRAAIDLGGVYRHLKQDPRICAIAFPSLEIFTQKMLKDKFSM
- a CDS encoding efflux RND transporter permease subunit, which encodes MYKFAINRPIATLMFFALLIVFGIFSIKNMSINAYPQVDIPLVKVTTYTNGDMSLVKNSITKRLEDELNSISGVKHITSHSFDNLSMIFIEFYLNKDIEIALNDVRDRIAKAKVGSQSVAEKMGAASEEIFGIFISAKDDNQTALMHAIEHKARSFLQRIKGVAEVGDVGFLKPEISVLLDAEKLDKYSLNASNIASIIKTQNLKMPLGKVENDNSKITLKSAFDAKSIDEIAQIRLLDGVFLKDVAKVEFGGSERVSYASFIDKNGAKNGVVLQIKKISGADTLQIISEIKSKTNELSTLLGENFDIKTIYDKSILIEQYTNQAIFDMVLGVLLTALIVFLFLRNFSGALIATIAIPTSIVATFFIIHLLGNDINRLTLIALTIGIGIFVDDAIVVIENIIKHIQNGEKDPLKASYLGVKEIAFSVLAISVVLLCVFVPIAFMNSIVGRFFNAFALSVAGGIVISFLVCIMLTPTLCARFLNANESKFYKKSEKFFVAMEEWYEKFLRFALRFKALFIVLTLVVFAFSLLLASTLGSGFKPSEDNSEFHLMIKADPSVSAKKMMEKSAEILTAIKANENVEYAYMMLGYTDAKEIYKAKIYVRLHELSEREKRQDEVIKDLKDGLKFDGFKIWAVELPMVETGGDMEEIQLIITADKEQILEPLVPKVREILQQIGGLVDISSPNEDKKEQVEIFIDRQKAKVLGISEYEIADVIYSSFSSNSVGVFDDGANEYAIMIRFDDAFRQDIEALKKLRINLKGSEILLGDVASFVKSKALSSLPRYDKQDELKFLANTNGAVLSDIKAKIDEALAPLLPDQSSLKYAGFIDYMQDTNKAFIFTIMMSAVLIYMVLAALYESFILPFIIMLSMPLAFGGVAVGLYLSGNSFSLFVMVGAILLFGMVGKNAILLVDFANKFAKDGENVDEAVIKAGKARLRAILMTTLAMIFAMLPLALSRGAGYEGNSPMAIAIICGLISSTILSLIVVPTLFGIIYKIDSWFRKIYEKRPLDG
- a CDS encoding DMT family transporter, which encodes MNKLIFVTILWAFSFSLIGEFLSGKLDSYFSVFTRVALASLVFLPFTRFKGVPTRLKLAVMGIGALQIGAMYLFYYNSFLYLSVPEVALFTIFTPFYVTLVYDAFEKKFRSLYLISVGVAVLGAFVIKYGGINEGFLKGFLLVQGANICFGFGQSAYKILLERNRVEQKGIFGYFHFGAFFVTLVAFLLFGNFSKITPSTTQIFVLLWLGVMASGLGYYLWNKGATEVDSGVLAIMNNALIPAAIIVNLIFWQKDADVLRLVAGGVILYASLLIHKRIIKFYESRAVSAKI
- a CDS encoding aldehyde dehydrogenase family protein — its product is MVKLLSEYGLYINGEWRPAKDGATLEAHNPANGALLAKIADATQDDVDEAVKAARAAFKKFKHSTISERSALLNKIADIIDANTEHLAKVETMDNGKPIRETMNVDIPLAAKHFRYFAGVIQGEEGSANVLNEQQLSLVLREPIGVVGQIVPWNFPFLMAAWKLAPVIAAGDASVFKPSSETSLSVLELFRLIGDILPKGLVNIVTGRGSKSGEWLKNHPGLDKLAFTGSTEIGRDIAIAAAQRIIPATLELGGKSANIFFADADLQKALDGLQLGILFNQGQVCCAGSRIFVEEKFYDEFMAAAVKRFENIKVGDPLDPATQMGSQVNAKQAKQILEYVEIGKNEGAKVAVGGEAYTANGCEKGAFVKPTLLTNVTNDMRVAQEEIFGPVGVVIKFKDEEELIKMVNDSEYGLGGGVFTQDITKALRVARAIETGRVWVNTYNQIPEGAPFGGYKNSGIGRETHKTILEHYTQMKNIMIDLTGKPSGFYE
- the tgt gene encoding tRNA guanosine(34) transglycosylase Tgt, coding for MDFKVTHTDGNARAGVLKTAHSEILTPVFMPVGTVGAVKSLDATDMREILDAKIILANTYHMYLRPGSKIVKEFGGLHGFSKFDRSFLTDSGGFQAFSLRANTKNDDGGIKFKSHIDGSMHYFTPRSVLDTQYDLGSDIMMILDDLVALPATKERVELSLKRTIKWADEAIRYHKSIQSKGVGVHQNIFGIIQGGTDYEARKFCAQKLCEMDFDGLAIGGLSVGESNQEMYDTVEGVMPFIDTKRPSYLMGVGTPEDLVENVERGVDMFDCVMPTRNARNGTLFTSFGKINIKSARFINDHEPIDSECDCYTCRNYSRGYLNHLFKARELTFFRLASLHNLHYYLNLMKQIREAIMQGRFSEFKREFYAKRAQNI